One part of the Deinococcus apachensis DSM 19763 genome encodes these proteins:
- a CDS encoding transposase family protein, whose product SKVQLPVETALIGDAGYQGLWKEHPHALTPHKATRTTPLTHEQRQDTVVLAHTRQGIEHMIRRLKIFRVLKGVYRHRRRRFALRLHLIAALCNLTLSCSA is encoded by the coding sequence TCCAAGGTGCAGCTGCCCGTGGAGACGGCCCTGATCGGTGATGCCGGGTACCAGGGCCTCTGGAAGGAACACCCTCACGCGCTCACACCTCACAAGGCGACCCGCACCACGCCACTCACCCACGAGCAGCGCCAGGACACGGTTGTCCTGGCGCATACCCGGCAGGGGATCGAGCACATGATCCGACGCCTGAAGATTTTTCGGGTACTCAAGGGCGTCTATCGACACCGCAGGCGTCGGTTTGCTTTGCGTCTGCACCTCATCGCGGCCCTCTGCAACCTCACCCTCTCCTGCTCAGCCTGA